The Algoriphagus sp. TR-M9 genome has a window encoding:
- the hslV gene encoding ATP-dependent protease subunit HslV, whose product MTKIRSTTVVAIRHNGQVVIGADGQATLGNTVAKSSVKKLRVLQGGKIVTGFAGSTADAFTLLEKFEEKLGAFGNNMKRAAVELAKEWRTDRMLSKLEAMMIVADKDDILIISGTGDVIEPDMEIATIGSGSMYAQSAARAMKQFAPQMSAEEMVRESLNIAADICIYTNHNLVIEKVAD is encoded by the coding sequence ATGACTAAAATAAGATCAACCACCGTCGTAGCGATCCGTCACAATGGCCAAGTCGTAATCGGGGCAGATGGACAGGCGACGCTGGGGAATACAGTAGCTAAAAGTAGTGTTAAGAAATTAAGAGTTTTGCAGGGTGGGAAAATTGTAACTGGTTTTGCAGGATCTACTGCAGATGCTTTTACCCTGCTAGAAAAATTTGAAGAAAAGCTCGGTGCTTTTGGCAACAATATGAAGCGGGCTGCGGTGGAATTGGCTAAGGAATGGAGGACAGACCGCATGCTTTCAAAGCTTGAGGCAATGATGATCGTCGCAGATAAGGATGATATTTTGATCATATCCGGCACGGGTGATGTCATAGAGCCAGATATGGAAATAGCCACCATTGGTTCTGGAAGTATGTATGCCCAGTCAGCTGCCAGAGCAATGAAGCAGTTTGCACCACAAATGAGTGCTGAAGAAATGGTGAGAGAAAGCCTGAATATCGCAGCTGATATTTGCATCTATACCAATCACAACTTGGTGATCGAAAAAGTAGCGGATTAA
- a CDS encoding ABC1 kinase family protein produces the protein MSDLMNEQQQIPVSKVQRAAKFISTGAKVGGNYVKHYAKKMVNPSLDREELHQSNATDIYSSLSQLKGSALKVAQMMSMDKNLLPRAYQDKFTLAQYSAPPLSYPLVVKTFQKYFGKSPEQLYDSFTKSAVNAASIGQVHQATLDGKTLAVKIQYPGIANSVSSDLKLVRPFALRLLNMNERELDHYMEEVESKLLEETDYVLEVQRSREISGECSHIANLNFPTYYDELSAERIITMDWLEGKHIKEWLVTNPDQLARNQIGQALWDFYHHQVHNLKQVHADPHPGNFIIQENNQLGIIDFGCVKVIPEDFYAGYFALIKKDLLVRGSELDQVFFDLEFISEKDSPEEQEYFKSVFKEMISLLGKPFHVEKFDFSDDGFFEQIFKLGDRVSNDKLFKKSNQARGSRHGLYVNRTYFGLYNLLNQLQAEVVTTKPEWLE, from the coding sequence ATGTCAGATCTTATGAATGAGCAGCAGCAAATCCCTGTTTCGAAAGTACAGCGAGCTGCCAAATTTATCTCCACTGGAGCAAAGGTGGGAGGGAATTACGTGAAGCATTATGCCAAAAAAATGGTCAATCCTTCACTGGACCGGGAAGAACTTCATCAGAGCAATGCCACTGATATTTATAGCTCCTTGAGCCAGCTGAAGGGCTCTGCCCTAAAAGTAGCGCAGATGATGTCCATGGACAAAAATCTACTGCCCAGAGCCTATCAGGACAAGTTTACCTTGGCGCAATACTCTGCTCCGCCCTTGTCTTACCCACTAGTGGTCAAAACCTTTCAAAAATATTTTGGGAAATCGCCTGAGCAGCTTTACGATAGCTTTACCAAATCGGCCGTAAATGCTGCATCTATAGGGCAGGTGCATCAGGCCACTTTGGATGGTAAAACCCTGGCAGTCAAAATCCAGTACCCAGGAATTGCTAATTCGGTGAGTTCTGATTTGAAACTTGTAAGGCCATTCGCCTTGCGATTACTGAATATGAATGAGCGTGAACTGGATCATTATATGGAGGAAGTGGAAAGCAAGCTTTTGGAAGAAACCGACTACGTGCTGGAAGTGCAGCGTTCTAGGGAGATCTCCGGAGAGTGCAGTCACATTGCAAATTTAAACTTCCCTACTTATTACGATGAGCTCAGTGCAGAACGAATCATTACCATGGACTGGCTGGAAGGCAAGCACATCAAAGAATGGCTAGTGACTAATCCTGATCAACTAGCTAGAAATCAAATTGGCCAGGCACTTTGGGATTTTTATCATCATCAAGTTCATAATCTAAAACAAGTTCATGCGGATCCACATCCAGGGAATTTTATTATCCAGGAAAATAATCAGCTTGGAATTATAGATTTCGGATGTGTGAAGGTGATTCCTGAGGATTTCTATGCAGGTTATTTTGCCTTAATCAAGAAGGATTTGCTGGTCAGGGGGAGTGAGCTAGATCAGGTGTTTTTCGATCTTGAATTCATTTCAGAAAAGGATTCTCCAGAGGAGCAGGAGTATTTTAAGTCTGTTTTCAAGGAAATGATCTCCTTGTTAGGTAAGCCATTTCATGTTGAAAAATTTGATTTCTCAGACGATGGTTTCTTTGAACAGATTTTTAAACTCGGAGATCGGGTTTCCAATGACAAGTTGTTCAAAAAATCCAATCAGGCCCGGGGATCCAGGCATGGCTTGTATGTGAATAGAACCTATTTTGGCTTGTATAATTTACTCAATCAGCTTCAAGCAGAGGTGGTGACCACAAAGCCTGAATGGCTGGAGTAA
- a CDS encoding TetR/AcrR family transcriptional regulator: MEATAAKKTIKKDYRKIILEGFKNHVLEHGTMPTSIFKFAKELKMKEGDFYVYFTSFEAIKSTILVDIFEETLRQIQTQGVFEEYTAREKFLSFLFTWIEVLKMNRSYLLSLYGNKAKALVSLPRESAEFKEKFKEFVNEIILQGKETEEIASRPVISDRYDEALWLQVGFVFRFWLEDRSAGFEKTDAAIEKSVNLGFDLMGKSALDSFLDFAKFLYQSK; this comes from the coding sequence ATGGAAGCTACAGCAGCAAAAAAGACTATAAAGAAAGATTATAGAAAGATAATTCTAGAAGGCTTTAAAAATCATGTGCTAGAACACGGCACCATGCCTACATCCATTTTTAAATTTGCCAAAGAACTCAAGATGAAAGAGGGTGATTTTTATGTCTACTTCACGTCCTTTGAAGCCATCAAGTCTACGATATTGGTAGATATTTTTGAAGAAACCTTACGCCAGATCCAGACTCAGGGAGTTTTTGAGGAATACACTGCCAGAGAAAAATTCCTGAGTTTTCTCTTTACGTGGATTGAAGTTTTGAAAATGAACAGGTCCTACTTGTTGAGCTTATACGGAAATAAAGCCAAAGCTTTGGTGAGCCTTCCACGGGAGTCAGCTGAATTTAAGGAGAAGTTTAAAGAGTTTGTCAATGAGATCATTTTGCAGGGCAAAGAAACTGAAGAGATTGCGAGTAGGCCTGTGATTTCAGATCGTTATGACGAGGCTCTGTGGCTGCAAGTCGGCTTTGTATTCAGATTCTGGCTGGAAGATCGCTCTGCGGGCTTTGAGAAGACAGACGCTGCTATCGAAAAATCAGTCAATCTAGGCTTTGATCTGATGGGTAAAAGTGCTTTGGATTCATTTCTTGATTTTGCAAAATTCCTTTACCAGTCCAAATAG
- a CDS encoding ABC-F family ATP-binding cassette domain-containing protein gives MLSISNLSYFIGGRPLYENANLHIKPKDKIGLVGQNGTGKSTLLKIINGDYQPSSGEVQKAKDCTIGFLNQDLLSYQSDESILDVALAAFKETLALQEEIDEVLKKMETDYSEEIINRLAHLQDRFEANEGYTIKAKAEEVLEGIGFKSADLTKPLRTFSGGWRMRVMLAKLLLEKPSLLMLDEPTNHLDLPSIQWVENYMKNYEGAVIVVSHDQTFLDNCISSTVEVANHTLTLYSGNYSFYKDEKKERMEIQQNAYENQQQMIKQTEKFIERFRAKATKSNQVQSRIKALDRMERVHEVVNDEVSVNFKFKFSKQSGRDVVVLDHISKAYGDNVILKNTSARIERGDKIALIGANGKGKSTLLRIIDGSEPGIKGRTEGYNVIKSFFAQHQLEALTLDNEILQEMTQAGSNKTEMELRGVLGCFLFSNEEVFKKIKVLSGGEKSRVALAKTLISEANFLLLDEPTNHLDFQSVNILIQALQQYEGTFVTVSHDRHFIKGVANKIWYIEDHEIKEYPGTYAEYEEWRARQVEEAVPEVKVKPEKKESQKPRVNNPETQQAKKELRKSEDELQRIEKDIEKLEEQKAVFEQKMADPGLYDDDEKAQKTQTEYQKLIDKLADANQEWEELVEKISSLQETLA, from the coding sequence ATGTTATCGATTAGTAATCTTTCTTATTTCATCGGAGGGCGTCCACTTTACGAAAACGCCAATTTACATATCAAGCCAAAAGACAAAATAGGGCTGGTAGGTCAAAATGGAACCGGGAAGTCCACTCTGCTTAAAATCATCAACGGGGATTATCAGCCCAGCTCAGGTGAGGTTCAAAAAGCAAAAGACTGTACCATTGGCTTTCTCAATCAAGACTTACTTTCTTATCAGTCTGACGAAAGTATTCTGGATGTAGCTTTGGCAGCTTTTAAGGAGACATTGGCACTACAGGAAGAAATCGATGAGGTGTTGAAAAAGATGGAGACGGATTACTCTGAGGAGATAATCAATCGCCTCGCTCATCTTCAAGACCGTTTTGAAGCCAATGAAGGCTATACCATAAAAGCAAAAGCAGAGGAAGTTTTGGAAGGAATAGGCTTTAAATCTGCTGATCTTACCAAACCGCTGCGCACTTTTTCCGGTGGCTGGAGAATGCGGGTGATGCTCGCCAAGCTTTTGCTGGAAAAACCTTCATTGCTCATGCTGGATGAACCTACCAACCACCTGGACTTGCCATCCATCCAATGGGTGGAAAATTACATGAAGAATTATGAAGGTGCCGTCATCGTAGTTTCTCACGACCAGACTTTTTTGGACAATTGCATCAGCAGCACCGTAGAGGTGGCAAACCATACGCTCACGCTTTATTCAGGGAATTATTCATTCTATAAAGATGAGAAAAAAGAGCGGATGGAAATCCAGCAAAATGCCTATGAGAATCAGCAGCAGATGATCAAGCAGACAGAAAAATTCATCGAACGATTCCGTGCCAAAGCTACCAAGTCCAATCAAGTTCAGTCAAGGATCAAGGCGCTGGACCGGATGGAGCGGGTACACGAAGTAGTCAATGACGAAGTTTCTGTGAATTTTAAGTTTAAGTTTTCCAAGCAATCGGGTAGGGATGTGGTGGTTTTGGACCATATCTCAAAGGCTTATGGGGATAACGTGATTCTAAAAAACACCTCAGCCAGAATTGAAAGAGGAGATAAGATTGCCCTGATCGGTGCCAACGGAAAGGGGAAATCAACGCTGCTGAGAATCATTGATGGCTCAGAGCCAGGTATCAAAGGAAGAACTGAAGGCTATAATGTGATCAAGTCTTTCTTTGCGCAGCATCAGCTTGAGGCCTTGACTTTGGATAACGAAATTCTTCAGGAAATGACCCAGGCAGGCAGCAACAAAACTGAGATGGAGCTTAGAGGGGTGCTGGGTTGCTTTTTGTTTTCCAATGAAGAGGTGTTCAAAAAGATCAAAGTCCTTTCCGGTGGAGAAAAATCTCGGGTCGCTTTGGCGAAAACACTGATTTCTGAAGCGAATTTTTTGCTTTTGGATGAACCTACCAATCACCTTGATTTTCAATCTGTTAATATTCTGATTCAAGCCCTACAGCAATATGAGGGGACTTTTGTGACGGTGTCCCACGACAGGCATTTCATCAAAGGAGTAGCAAATAAGATCTGGTATATTGAAGATCATGAAATCAAGGAATATCCAGGAACCTATGCTGAATATGAGGAGTGGAGAGCCAGACAAGTAGAGGAAGCTGTCCCGGAAGTGAAAGTAAAGCCTGAGAAAAAGGAATCGCAAAAACCTCGTGTCAACAACCCGGAAACCCAGCAAGCGAAAAAAGAGCTCCGAAAATCAGAAGATGAGCTGCAGCGCATTGAGAAGGATATAGAGAAACTGGAGGAGCAGAAAGCTGTTTTTGAACAAAAAATGGCCGACCCTGGACTTTATGATGACGATGAAAAGGCTCAAAAAACTCAAACCGAGTATCAAAAGCTAATCGATAAACTGGCTGATGCCAATCAAGAATGGGAAGAGTTGGTAGAGAAAATTTCCTCTCTACAGGAAACGCTCGCCTAA
- a CDS encoding pyruvate dehydrogenase complex dihydrolipoamide acetyltransferase, whose translation MAEIIRMPKMSDTMEEGVIAAWLKKVGDAVKPGDILAEVETDKATMELESYDEGVLLYIGVQEKDAVPVNGVIAVIGEKGEDYQHLLDGADAPASDQKEEAPKAEEKKEEPAKDKAPAEKIDTSSINATVITMPKMSDTMQEGTIASWLKKEGDEVKSGEIIAEVETDKATMELESYEDGTLLYIGVKSGDSVPVDGVIAVIGEKGADFETLLKAQKAESAAGAEESKPEPASEPKKEEAPKASSAPAAKSTSSSTADGDRLKASPLAKKMAEDKGINIAQVNGTGEGGRVIKRDVENFVPAAAPQAAAGTAAPAVGVESFREENVSQMRKVIAKRLAESKFGAPHFYLTMEINMDKAIEARKSMNEIAPVKISFNDFVIKAAAAALRQHPKVNSSWLGDKIRYNDHIHIGMAVAVEEGLLVPVIRFADNLSLAQISNQAKTLGGKAKNKELQPKDWEGNTFTISNLGMFGIDEFTAIINPPDACILAVGGIKETVIVKDGEMKVGNIMKVTLSCDHRVVDGAVGSAFLLTLKSMLEDPVRLLV comes from the coding sequence ATGGCCGAAATAATAAGAATGCCTAAAATGAGCGACACCATGGAAGAAGGTGTGATCGCTGCATGGTTGAAAAAAGTTGGAGATGCTGTAAAGCCAGGTGATATCCTGGCCGAAGTGGAAACCGACAAAGCAACAATGGAGCTTGAATCCTACGACGAGGGTGTGCTTTTATACATTGGAGTTCAAGAAAAAGATGCAGTACCCGTAAACGGCGTCATAGCTGTGATCGGTGAAAAAGGAGAGGATTACCAGCACCTGCTTGATGGTGCAGATGCTCCTGCGTCCGATCAAAAAGAAGAAGCTCCCAAAGCTGAAGAAAAAAAGGAGGAGCCTGCAAAAGACAAAGCTCCTGCTGAAAAAATAGACACTTCCAGTATCAACGCTACGGTGATCACTATGCCTAAAATGTCTGATACTATGCAGGAAGGAACTATTGCTTCCTGGCTGAAAAAAGAAGGGGATGAAGTAAAGTCCGGTGAAATCATCGCTGAGGTAGAAACGGACAAAGCTACCATGGAACTGGAGTCTTACGAAGATGGTACTTTGCTTTACATAGGAGTGAAATCTGGAGACAGTGTACCGGTAGATGGTGTCATAGCCGTGATCGGAGAAAAAGGTGCTGACTTTGAAACTTTGCTGAAAGCTCAAAAAGCAGAATCTGCTGCTGGTGCGGAGGAATCCAAGCCAGAGCCGGCTTCAGAACCTAAGAAAGAGGAAGCACCCAAAGCTTCTTCTGCTCCTGCAGCTAAAAGCACTTCATCCTCCACCGCTGACGGTGATAGATTAAAAGCATCTCCTTTGGCTAAGAAAATGGCTGAAGATAAGGGAATCAATATCGCTCAGGTGAATGGTACTGGAGAAGGCGGAAGAGTGATTAAGAGAGATGTGGAGAACTTTGTACCGGCAGCTGCACCACAAGCCGCAGCAGGCACTGCGGCTCCAGCGGTAGGAGTGGAGAGTTTCCGTGAGGAGAATGTTTCTCAAATGAGAAAGGTGATTGCCAAGAGACTTGCCGAGAGCAAATTTGGGGCACCACACTTCTACCTTACGATGGAAATCAACATGGACAAAGCGATAGAAGCGCGTAAATCCATGAATGAAATAGCTCCTGTAAAAATATCCTTTAACGATTTTGTGATCAAGGCAGCGGCAGCGGCTTTGCGCCAGCATCCAAAAGTAAATTCCAGCTGGCTAGGAGATAAAATCAGATACAACGACCATATCCATATCGGTATGGCAGTAGCTGTAGAAGAAGGACTTTTGGTTCCAGTGATCCGATTTGCTGACAACCTTTCTTTGGCACAGATCTCTAACCAAGCGAAGACTCTGGGTGGAAAAGCCAAAAACAAGGAACTTCAGCCTAAGGATTGGGAGGGAAATACCTTCACAATTTCTAACCTTGGGATGTTTGGTATAGATGAGTTTACGGCGATTATCAATCCGCCTGATGCCTGTATCCTTGCGGTAGGCGGCATTAAAGAAACCGTCATCGTGAAAGATGGAGAAATGAAGGTAGGGAACATCATGAAAGTCACCCTTTCCTGTGACCACAGAGTAGTAGATGGGGCTGTAGGTTCGGCATTCCTACTTACTTTGAAATCCATGCTTGAAGATCCGGTCAGACTTCTAGTCTGA
- a CDS encoding SOS response-associated peptidase, whose product MCGRYSLSKSKEELEERFQAEMLADFNPRYNIAPTQLVPVITSQSPKGFSNFYWGITPDFGKNRPVSQKLINAKAETINQKISFKTAFRQRRCIIPADGFYEWKRLGKKTSVPYRFTHRDDELFSFAGIWDEYESVNGETQHTFLILTTTPNETVSGVHDRMPVIFDRKAEKLWLDPYQEEEELLGILKPYPADSMLNFTVSPLVNSVQNDSPAVMRKTSPMDQHGNYTLFG is encoded by the coding sequence ATGTGCGGACGATACTCCCTTAGCAAAAGTAAAGAAGAACTGGAAGAGCGGTTTCAAGCCGAAATGCTGGCCGATTTCAATCCAAGGTACAATATAGCTCCCACACAACTGGTGCCCGTGATCACCTCCCAAAGTCCCAAAGGCTTTTCCAATTTCTACTGGGGAATCACTCCAGATTTTGGAAAAAACAGGCCTGTCTCCCAAAAACTAATCAACGCCAAGGCAGAAACCATTAATCAAAAAATTTCCTTCAAGACTGCATTTAGACAGAGAAGGTGCATCATCCCTGCCGATGGCTTTTATGAATGGAAAAGACTGGGCAAGAAAACTTCCGTTCCATACAGGTTTACGCATAGGGATGACGAGCTTTTTTCCTTCGCAGGAATCTGGGATGAGTATGAATCTGTAAATGGAGAAACACAACATACTTTTTTGATCTTAACCACTACACCAAACGAGACCGTTTCCGGAGTTCATGACAGAATGCCTGTAATCTTTGACCGGAAAGCTGAAAAACTGTGGCTGGATCCGTACCAAGAAGAAGAGGAGTTATTAGGTATTTTGAAGCCATATCCTGCCGATTCCATGCTGAACTTTACAGTGTCTCCCTTGGTAAATTCTGTCCAAAATGACAGTCCGGCGGTCATGCGAAAAACCTCTCCCATGGATCAGCATGGGAATTACACGCTTTTTGGATAA
- a CDS encoding PQQ-dependent sugar dehydrogenase, which yields MKPIAKISIALSLGITLLSFGCEQEQKTEAQTFKTPNSSNKRSIKDAKAEVQLDKIQLPENFNIEVWAADIPNAREMALTEEGVLFVGSRQEGNVYAVIDEDGDGKADTKFVLAEGLRMPNGVAFKDGDLYVAEVSRILRFNDILNNLGNPKYEVVYDDYPTESHHGWKFIAFGPDDLLYIPVGAPCNICKSEDEIFASITRLDVTDPNASPEIVAHGVRNSVGFDWDPNSGDLWFTDNGRDMMGDDIPNCELNHVSEAGQHFGYPYWHEGTVKDPEFGDQGGPASDYIAPAAKMGPHVAPLGINFYEGEMFPADYQNRAFIAKHGSWNRSKKSGYVVTSIEINGGNASNEKDFISGWLDEASQEAWGRPVDFELMKDGSMLISDDMAGVIYRVSYAASN from the coding sequence ATGAAACCTATAGCTAAAATATCAATAGCACTCAGTCTGGGCATCACCTTACTTTCCTTTGGGTGCGAACAAGAACAAAAAACTGAGGCTCAGACTTTTAAAACCCCAAATAGTTCCAACAAGAGATCTATCAAGGATGCCAAAGCTGAGGTACAACTGGATAAGATCCAACTCCCTGAAAATTTCAATATTGAAGTTTGGGCGGCAGATATTCCCAATGCCCGTGAGATGGCACTGACCGAAGAGGGAGTGCTCTTTGTAGGGAGCAGGCAGGAAGGCAATGTTTATGCTGTCATTGATGAAGATGGGGATGGAAAAGCCGATACCAAGTTTGTATTGGCCGAGGGGCTACGCATGCCAAACGGAGTAGCTTTTAAAGACGGAGACTTATATGTGGCCGAAGTAAGCCGAATCCTTCGGTTCAATGATATTTTAAACAATCTAGGCAATCCCAAATATGAGGTAGTTTATGATGATTACCCTACAGAATCGCATCATGGCTGGAAATTCATCGCTTTTGGCCCCGATGACTTGCTTTACATTCCTGTGGGAGCACCTTGTAATATCTGTAAATCTGAAGATGAAATATTCGCTTCCATCACACGCTTAGATGTTACAGATCCCAATGCTAGCCCTGAAATAGTGGCTCATGGAGTCCGAAATAGTGTGGGATTTGACTGGGATCCGAATTCCGGAGATTTGTGGTTTACTGATAATGGCAGAGATATGATGGGTGACGATATTCCCAACTGTGAACTGAACCATGTCAGTGAAGCCGGCCAGCATTTTGGCTACCCTTACTGGCACGAAGGGACAGTAAAAGACCCTGAATTTGGTGACCAAGGAGGTCCCGCGAGTGACTATATCGCGCCTGCGGCAAAAATGGGCCCGCATGTGGCACCTCTAGGAATTAATTTCTACGAGGGAGAAATGTTTCCGGCTGATTATCAAAATCGTGCTTTCATTGCAAAACATGGCTCTTGGAACAGATCCAAAAAATCTGGATATGTGGTCACTTCCATAGAAATAAACGGAGGCAATGCCTCAAATGAAAAAGATTTTATAAGCGGATGGCTTGACGAAGCTTCCCAGGAAGCCTGGGGAAGACCTGTGGATTTTGAACTAATGAAGGATGGCAGTATGCTGATATCCGATGATATGGCAGGCGTGATTTACAGAGTATCTTACGCTGCATCTAATTAA
- a CDS encoding YheT family hydrolase, whose product MPLIENCNYTRPKWLFNGHLETIYPSLFRKVSAPVPQKQRISTLDGDFLDIDWYRQKAGKLVIISHGLEGNSTRSYMLGMVNTFLKHGYDVLTWNFRSCSGEMNKQVIFYHSGATYDLDIIVSQVLEQYEEINLVGFSLGGNLTLKYLGEKGAKIPKIRKGVAISVPLHLSSSSQKISELENTLYSKRFLRTLKKKVLEKSHAHPGQIPVEMLKNIKTLAEFDDYFTGPLHGFSDAEEYYEVNSSLYFLDQIKVPTLVLNAQNDPFLSKRCFPQDLPKSLNQVYFEYPKHGGHVGFSPANPQKLYYSEQRAVEFISQDF is encoded by the coding sequence ATGCCTTTAATCGAAAACTGTAACTACACCAGACCCAAGTGGCTGTTTAACGGACACTTAGAAACTATTTACCCATCGCTTTTCCGCAAAGTATCGGCCCCTGTACCTCAAAAGCAAAGAATCTCAACGCTAGATGGAGATTTCTTAGATATAGATTGGTACCGACAAAAAGCCGGCAAATTAGTCATCATCAGTCACGGATTGGAAGGGAACAGCACACGGTCTTATATGCTTGGGATGGTAAATACATTTCTTAAACATGGGTATGATGTACTGACCTGGAACTTTAGAAGCTGTAGCGGGGAAATGAACAAGCAGGTCATTTTCTACCATTCCGGTGCGACTTATGATTTGGATATAATCGTAAGCCAAGTGCTGGAGCAATATGAAGAAATCAATCTGGTAGGATTCAGCCTCGGAGGAAACCTCACCTTGAAGTACCTGGGAGAAAAAGGAGCCAAAATCCCCAAAATCCGGAAAGGGGTGGCAATTTCAGTTCCCTTACACCTGAGCAGCTCCTCCCAAAAAATCTCTGAACTGGAAAACACCCTCTATTCCAAACGCTTTCTAAGAACCCTCAAAAAGAAAGTTTTAGAAAAATCCCATGCCCATCCCGGGCAAATCCCGGTAGAAATGCTGAAAAACATCAAAACTTTAGCTGAGTTTGATGATTATTTCACCGGCCCGCTCCATGGCTTTTCAGACGCAGAAGAATATTATGAAGTGAACTCTTCGCTGTATTTCCTGGATCAAATAAAAGTCCCCACATTGGTTCTAAATGCACAAAACGATCCTTTTTTGAGCAAGAGGTGTTTTCCCCAAGACCTCCCCAAATCCCTAAATCAGGTGTATTTTGAATACCCTAAGCATGGAGGGCATGTGGGGTTTTCCCCTGCAAATCCACAAAAATTGTATTATTCTGAGCAGCGGGCAGTTGAATTTATAAGTCAGGATTTCTAA